In a genomic window of Anoxybacter fermentans:
- a CDS encoding ATP-dependent Clp protease ATP-binding subunit, producing the protein MFGRFTERAKRVMLLAEEEAKRLNHGYVGTEHLLLGLIREGQGVAARALAEVGINFDQVRAEVEKIIGRGDYPVEGKLGFTPRSKKVLNLSLDEARQLGHNYIGTEHLLLGLIREGEGVAARVLKELGADLNSVRNTVIKLLGGPQKMTGGAQGGRTRSNTPTLDEFGRDLTEMAEQGKLDPVIGREKEIERVIQILSRRTKNNPCLIGEPGVGKTAIAEGLAQRIVEENVPENLLDKRIVSLDLGSLVAGSKYRGEFEKRMKAIIEEIRQAGDVIIFIDEIHTLVGAGAAEGAIDAANILKPALARGEIQCIGATTLDEYRKYIEKDAALERRFQAILVEESTVEETIKILEGLRDVYEAHHRVKITDEAIRAAAYLSDRYITNRFLPDKAIDLVDEAASKVRLRQNTRPPKIKELSARLEDIEKEKEAAVKAQEFEKAARLRDEEKKLREELEATRKEWTQKKGIDQSVVTENEIAEVVSNWTGIPVNKMTIEESERLLHLEEELHKRVVGQDEAIVAVSKAIRRARAGLKDPKRPIGSFIFLGPTGVGKTELARALAEAMFNDEDAMIRIDMSEYMEKHAVSRLIGAPPGYVGYDEGGQLTEQVRRRPYSVILLDEIEKAHPEVFNVLLQVLEDGHLTDAQGRKVDFKNTVIIMTSNVGATMIEKGRMGFVTETEEEREKNQYEKMKERVMGELRRTFRPEFLNRIDEVIVFHALNKEHIKAIVDLMLNELNEKLKDRNMKIEVTPAAREYLAEEGFDSEFGARPLRRAIQRLIENPLSEKILEGEFKENDTILIDVENKEIKFMKK; encoded by the coding sequence ATGTTTGGAAGATTTACTGAAAGAGCAAAAAGGGTCATGTTGCTGGCTGAAGAAGAAGCTAAAAGGTTAAACCATGGATATGTTGGTACAGAACATCTTTTATTGGGGTTAATCAGGGAAGGTCAGGGTGTAGCGGCTAGAGCTTTAGCAGAAGTAGGTATTAATTTTGATCAGGTCAGGGCCGAGGTTGAAAAAATTATTGGTCGGGGAGATTATCCAGTGGAAGGTAAATTGGGCTTTACTCCTCGCTCTAAAAAAGTATTGAACTTATCTTTAGATGAAGCAAGACAGTTAGGACATAATTATATCGGTACCGAGCATCTCCTTTTAGGATTAATCAGAGAAGGTGAGGGTGTAGCTGCACGGGTTTTAAAGGAACTGGGAGCTGATTTAAACTCAGTACGTAATACAGTTATAAAGCTTTTAGGCGGTCCTCAGAAGATGACAGGTGGTGCTCAAGGGGGTAGAACCCGGAGCAATACACCTACTCTAGACGAGTTTGGTCGAGATTTGACCGAGATGGCTGAACAGGGCAAACTGGATCCTGTTATTGGCCGTGAAAAAGAGATTGAACGGGTAATTCAGATTTTGAGCCGCCGTACCAAAAACAATCCATGCCTTATTGGAGAGCCTGGAGTTGGTAAAACTGCTATTGCTGAAGGTCTTGCCCAGCGGATTGTTGAAGAGAATGTGCCCGAAAACTTATTGGATAAACGGATTGTGTCATTGGATCTGGGTTCTTTGGTAGCCGGTTCTAAATATCGGGGTGAATTTGAAAAGCGGATGAAAGCTATTATTGAGGAGATTCGCCAGGCTGGGGATGTAATTATCTTTATTGATGAGATTCATACTCTTGTTGGTGCAGGAGCAGCTGAAGGTGCTATCGATGCGGCTAATATTTTAAAACCTGCTCTGGCACGTGGTGAGATTCAGTGTATTGGTGCTACCACTCTGGATGAATACCGTAAATATATCGAAAAGGATGCAGCATTGGAACGCCGTTTCCAGGCAATTTTAGTCGAAGAATCAACAGTAGAAGAGACTATAAAAATTCTCGAAGGTTTACGAGATGTCTATGAAGCTCATCATAGAGTTAAGATTACCGATGAAGCTATTAGAGCTGCTGCTTATCTATCTGACCGTTATATTACCAATCGTTTCTTGCCGGATAAAGCCATCGACCTGGTTGATGAAGCAGCTTCTAAAGTCCGGTTACGGCAAAATACCCGTCCCCCAAAGATCAAAGAATTGAGTGCACGGTTGGAAGATATTGAAAAGGAAAAGGAAGCAGCAGTTAAGGCTCAGGAGTTTGAAAAAGCTGCTCGTCTCCGTGATGAGGAAAAGAAACTGAGGGAAGAACTGGAAGCTACCCGTAAAGAATGGACACAAAAGAAGGGGATCGATCAATCTGTAGTGACAGAAAATGAGATTGCCGAAGTGGTTTCAAACTGGACTGGAATTCCTGTAAATAAAATGACAATAGAAGAGTCAGAAAGACTCCTACACTTAGAAGAAGAGCTTCATAAAAGAGTGGTTGGTCAGGATGAGGCAATTGTGGCAGTTTCCAAAGCTATTCGGCGTGCCCGTGCTGGATTGAAAGATCCGAAACGGCCAATTGGTTCCTTTATCTTCCTTGGTCCGACTGGTGTTGGTAAAACAGAGCTGGCCCGGGCATTGGCTGAAGCCATGTTTAATGATGAGGATGCGATGATTAGAATTGATATGTCAGAGTATATGGAAAAACATGCCGTTTCCCGTCTGATTGGTGCGCCTCCGGGATATGTAGGTTATGATGAAGGTGGTCAGTTAACAGAACAGGTTCGCCGTCGTCCATATTCTGTTATTCTATTAGATGAGATTGAAAAAGCTCATCCAGAAGTATTCAATGTTCTCCTTCAGGTTCTGGAAGATGGACATTTGACTGATGCTCAGGGGCGGAAAGTGGACTTTAAAAATACCGTTATTATCATGACTTCCAATGTAGGAGCCACTATGATAGAAAAAGGTCGAATGGGCTTTGTTACTGAAACTGAAGAAGAAAGAGAGAAAAATCAATATGAGAAGATGAAAGAACGGGTTATGGGTGAACTTCGCCGGACCTTCAGGCCTGAGTTCTTAAATCGGATTGATGAAGTCATTGTCTTCCATGCACTAAATAAAGAACATATTAAAGCCATAGTTGATCTGATGCTTAATGAATTGAATGAAAAATTAAAAGACCGGAATATGAAAATTGAAGTTACACCAGCAGCTAGAGAATATCTAGCAGAAGAGGGATTTGATTCTGAATTTGGTGCACGTCCTTTAAGAAGAGCAATTCAACGGCTAATTGAAAATCCTCTCTCTGAAAAAATACTGGAAGGTGAATTTAAAGAAAATGATACAATTTTAATCGATGTCGAAAACAAGGAAATCAAATTTATGAAAAAATAG
- the radA gene encoding DNA repair protein RadA: MAKKKTRFICQKCGYEAIKWYGQCPDCKEWNTLVEEIVTSQQRKERPTLVNPPQSIRKLKTDRYQRLKTLLGELDRVLGGGIVPGSLILIGGDPGIGKSTLLLQVADRIARDYGKVLYVTGEESGSQVRMRAERLKTMCEKLYVQSENNIFTIEEGINKINPIMVIVDSIQTIFNPDLSSAPGSISQVRETSSHLMRIAKERGIPIFVVGHVTKEGSLAGPRVLEHMVDTVLYFEGDRHHSYRILRAVKNRFGSTNEIGIFEMQQTGLIEVPNPSEVFLSERPQGASGSVVIPSVEGSRPILIELQALVSSANFATPQRMTAGVDRNRVALVLAVLEKKIGMYIQSQDVYINVVGGVRLSEPALDLGIAVACASSYREKPIDSKVAIVGEVGLAGEIRAVQQIEARVKEAKKLGFTRVIMPWSNYKAMDFDPEMELVGVKDLNEALSLLLGGE; this comes from the coding sequence ATGGCGAAGAAAAAAACCCGGTTTATCTGTCAGAAATGTGGATATGAGGCAATAAAATGGTATGGCCAGTGCCCTGATTGTAAAGAATGGAATACACTGGTAGAAGAAATTGTTACTTCTCAACAGAGAAAAGAACGACCAACATTGGTTAATCCGCCTCAATCAATTAGAAAACTTAAAACTGACAGATATCAACGATTAAAAACATTATTAGGTGAGCTTGACCGGGTTTTGGGTGGAGGTATTGTCCCCGGGTCTTTAATCCTGATAGGAGGGGATCCGGGGATTGGTAAATCTACTCTTCTTTTACAGGTAGCGGATCGGATTGCCCGGGATTACGGTAAGGTTTTATATGTAACAGGAGAAGAATCGGGTAGTCAAGTTCGCATGCGAGCTGAGAGACTGAAGACAATGTGTGAGAAATTATATGTTCAATCTGAGAATAATATATTTACCATTGAAGAGGGAATAAATAAAATTAATCCCATTATGGTGATTGTTGATTCTATACAAACGATATTTAATCCGGATTTGAGTTCAGCTCCCGGTAGTATAAGCCAGGTGAGGGAGACTTCATCTCATTTAATGCGGATAGCTAAAGAAAGAGGTATCCCCATTTTTGTTGTGGGGCATGTGACTAAGGAAGGAAGTTTAGCTGGCCCTAGAGTTTTAGAACATATGGTGGATACAGTACTTTATTTTGAAGGTGACCGCCATCATTCCTATCGGATTTTGCGGGCAGTCAAAAATCGTTTCGGCTCGACAAATGAGATAGGTATTTTTGAAATGCAGCAGACCGGTCTTATAGAAGTACCCAATCCTTCAGAGGTATTTCTTTCCGAACGGCCCCAGGGAGCTTCTGGATCAGTAGTTATCCCCTCAGTAGAAGGTAGTCGTCCCATTCTTATTGAATTACAGGCTTTAGTTAGTTCTGCTAACTTTGCTACTCCACAGCGGATGACAGCTGGAGTAGATCGTAACAGGGTTGCACTGGTATTGGCTGTTTTGGAGAAAAAGATAGGTATGTATATCCAGAGTCAGGATGTTTATATTAATGTGGTTGGAGGGGTCAGGTTGAGTGAACCTGCCCTTGATTTAGGAATTGCTGTTGCCTGTGCTTCGAGTTACCGTGAAAAACCGATCGATTCTAAAGTTGCAATTGTGGGTGAAGTAGGATTGGCCGGAGAAATACGGGCAGTCCAGCAGATTGAAGCCAGAGTTAAAGAAGCAAAAAAATTGGGTTTTACCAGGGTGATCATGCCCTGGAGTAATTATAAAGCTATGGACTTTGACCCTGAGATGGAATTAGTAGGAGTCAAAGATCTAAATGAAGCATTATCTTTATTGTTGGGAGGTGAATAA
- the disA gene encoding DNA integrity scanning diadenylate cyclase DisA: protein MDEKLMEVLKIIAPGTPFREGLENILRAKTGALIVVGDSEEVLGIVDGGFNINCELTPARLYELAKMDGAIILNKTADRILIANAQLVPDPSIASFETGIRHRTAERVARQTGELIISISQRRDIISLYYGDSKYVLEDIRVILSKGNQAIQTLEKYRSVLDKVLNNLSSLEFDDLVTLADVTKVLQRIEMVLRIQKEIEGYICELGTEGRLLKMQLEELMANVREEGVLIIRDYIHEDLLAQKEEESDKLDEESIAEEKTEKIEKERDKIKKKSREMIAEEIIDELIDWFSDDLLSLSTISKALGYGSTLNVLDQFITPRGYRLLRKIPRLPMPVIENLVQTLGNFQRILNASIDELDDVEGIGEVRAKAIKEGLRHLRDRVGLDKYV from the coding sequence ATGGATGAGAAATTGATGGAGGTATTAAAAATTATTGCACCGGGGACTCCTTTCCGGGAAGGTCTGGAAAATATCTTGCGGGCAAAAACAGGTGCGTTGATTGTTGTTGGAGATAGTGAAGAAGTATTGGGAATAGTAGACGGTGGGTTCAATATTAATTGTGAACTAACTCCTGCCAGGTTATATGAATTGGCCAAAATGGATGGGGCCATTATTTTAAATAAAACTGCGGACCGGATTCTTATTGCTAATGCACAGTTGGTACCGGATCCTTCGATCGCTTCATTTGAAACGGGAATCAGACACCGGACTGCAGAACGTGTAGCCCGTCAAACTGGTGAATTGATTATCTCTATTTCCCAACGCCGGGATATTATTTCTCTTTATTACGGAGATTCAAAATATGTTTTGGAGGATATTAGAGTTATTCTTTCCAAAGGTAATCAGGCAATTCAAACACTGGAAAAGTATCGTTCTGTCCTTGATAAGGTATTGAACAATTTAAGTTCACTTGAGTTTGATGATCTGGTTACTCTAGCTGATGTTACAAAAGTACTACAGAGAATTGAAATGGTTTTACGAATTCAAAAAGAGATTGAAGGTTATATCTGTGAGTTAGGAACTGAAGGTCGCCTTCTTAAGATGCAATTAGAAGAATTGATGGCAAATGTACGGGAAGAAGGTGTTTTAATTATTCGAGATTATATTCATGAAGATTTACTTGCGCAAAAAGAAGAAGAATCGGACAAACTGGATGAAGAATCAATAGCAGAAGAAAAAACTGAAAAAATAGAAAAAGAAAGGGATAAAATAAAGAAAAAGAGCCGGGAGATGATTGCTGAGGAGATTATCGATGAACTGATTGACTGGTTTTCTGATGATTTGTTAAGTTTATCTACAATTAGCAAGGCATTAGGTTATGGCAGTACATTAAATGTCCTGGATCAATTTATTACTCCTAGAGGTTATCGATTATTACGAAAGATACCACGTCTACCAATGCCTGTCATAGAAAATCTGGTTCAGACTTTAGGAAATTTTCAGCGTATTTTGAATGCTTCCATTGATGAACTGGATGATGTAGAAGGTATCGGTGAAGTACGGGCCAAAGCTATAAAAGAAGGACTGCGCCATTTGCGGGATCGGGTTGGTTTAGATAAATATGTCTAA
- a CDS encoding CarD family transcriptional regulator, with the protein MFKVGDKVVYPKHGAGTIIGVEEREVLGKKQQYYIIDLSIGGLTAMLPINKAEKLGIRKVIDEDEVKEVINVLKGDKSKMSKNWNRRYRNNLEKIKTGDIYEVTEVVRNLTLRDMEKGLSTGEKKMLNNARQILISELVLAKEMDEEQVEAMINDIFYSDDKS; encoded by the coding sequence ATGTTTAAAGTTGGTGATAAAGTAGTATACCCCAAACATGGGGCAGGAACAATTATTGGGGTAGAGGAGCGAGAAGTTTTAGGTAAAAAGCAGCAGTACTATATTATCGATTTGTCTATTGGTGGATTGACTGCAATGCTGCCAATTAATAAGGCAGAGAAGTTGGGAATTCGTAAGGTTATTGATGAAGATGAAGTTAAAGAAGTAATTAATGTTTTAAAAGGCGATAAAAGTAAGATGTCAAAAAATTGGAATCGCCGTTATCGAAATAACTTAGAGAAGATTAAAACCGGGGATATTTATGAAGTTACGGAAGTTGTACGTAATTTGACATTACGTGATATGGAGAAGGGATTATCAACTGGTGAGAAAAAAATGTTGAATAATGCAAGACAAATTTTAATAAGTGAATTAGTATTGGCCAAGGAGATGGACGAGGAGCAAGTAGAGGCCATGATAAATGATATTTTTTATTCCGATGATAAAAGTTAA
- a CDS encoding PIN/TRAM domain-containing protein: MLKKIIRIFSTAFGGVIGYQVVELFIPALNLKDLLNQPQSLFKSFYFYGVIGGAVFGMILIPFIIEFLIQLVVKVERQLQKVPFIDILAGALGAIVGLILGILLNYAFPISNLLKFGSSIQVLVNLILAYLGLTITVRKRDDFFNLFQKFPGSGGKIWRKQQDNISAKILDTSVIIDGRIADICKTGFIEGTLVIPEFVLEELRHIADSPDLLKRNRGRRGLDILNQIQKDMNVKVEIVDADFDDVDEVDSKLVKLAKMMDGKIITNDFNLNKVAELHGVPVLNINELSNALKPIVLPGEEMEVKVIKEGKEYGQGVAYLDDGTMIVVDHGKNHIGEEIEVLVTSILQTAAGRMIFAKPKAMKQVL, encoded by the coding sequence ATGTTAAAAAAAATTATTAGAATTTTTAGTACAGCTTTTGGTGGTGTGATTGGTTATCAGGTTGTTGAATTATTTATCCCTGCTTTAAATTTAAAAGATTTATTGAATCAACCGCAATCTTTATTTAAAAGTTTTTATTTTTATGGTGTTATTGGTGGCGCAGTTTTTGGGATGATTTTAATTCCTTTTATTATTGAATTTCTTATTCAGTTGGTAGTGAAGGTTGAACGTCAATTGCAAAAGGTACCTTTTATTGATATATTAGCAGGTGCATTAGGGGCAATTGTAGGTCTTATTTTAGGTATTCTACTTAATTATGCATTTCCAATTTCTAATTTATTGAAGTTTGGTTCTTCTATACAGGTTCTAGTAAATTTGATCCTTGCCTACTTGGGATTAACAATTACAGTTAGAAAAAGGGATGATTTCTTTAATTTGTTCCAGAAGTTTCCCGGTTCTGGCGGGAAAATATGGCGTAAACAGCAAGATAATATATCTGCTAAAATATTGGATACCAGTGTTATAATTGATGGTCGTATTGCAGATATTTGTAAGACAGGTTTTATAGAAGGAACGCTGGTGATTCCCGAGTTTGTATTAGAGGAGTTACGTCATATTGCTGATTCACCGGATTTATTGAAGAGGAATCGCGGTCGTCGGGGTCTGGACATTTTGAATCAGATTCAAAAGGATATGAATGTTAAGGTAGAGATTGTAGATGCTGATTTTGATGATGTAGATGAAGTAGATAGCAAATTGGTTAAATTAGCAAAGATGATGGATGGTAAGATTATTACAAATGATTTTAATTTAAATAAAGTTGCAGAATTACATGGTGTACCAGTTTTAAATATTAACGAGTTATCTAATGCATTAAAACCTATTGTCTTACCTGGTGAAGAGATGGAAGTTAAAGTAATTAAAGAAGGAAAAGAGTATGGTCAGGGTGTAGCCTATCTGGATGATGGTACCATGATTGTAGTTGACCATGGAAAAAATCATATTGGCGAAGAGATTGAAGTTCTGGTTACCAGTATTCTACAGACCGCAGCTGGTCGCATGATTTTTGCCAAACCAAAGGCTATGAAACAGGTATTATGA
- the ispD gene encoding 2-C-methyl-D-erythritol 4-phosphate cytidylyltransferase, translating to MKVSAIIAAAGRGRRMGGKQNKQFLRLGNDMILNLTLQQLDQIEEIKELIVVVGASEVKFCLEEIFAKGNFQTPYRVIAGGKERQDSVRAGLAVLSHTTDYVLIHDGARPLITKELIKNALKTAKEKGTAVLAVPVKDTIKVVDQEGYVKSTPERATLRAVQTPQIFRKDLICAAYEKAEQTGFYGTDDASLVEAMGVPVFLVEGSYENIKITTPEDLLLAEEILRRRSKCG from the coding sequence ATGAAAGTTTCGGCTATAATAGCTGCAGCCGGTCGAGGTAGACGGATGGGTGGCAAACAAAATAAGCAATTTTTAAGACTTGGCAATGATATGATCCTTAATTTGACCTTACAACAATTGGATCAAATTGAGGAGATTAAAGAACTAATTGTAGTTGTTGGTGCTTCAGAGGTAAAATTTTGTTTAGAAGAAATCTTTGCAAAAGGAAATTTTCAAACACCTTATAGAGTAATAGCTGGAGGAAAAGAACGGCAGGACTCGGTTAGGGCGGGTCTTGCTGTTCTCTCTCATACGACAGATTATGTTTTGATTCATGACGGTGCCCGTCCCCTTATCACAAAAGAGTTAATCAAAAATGCTCTGAAAACAGCTAAAGAAAAAGGAACAGCAGTACTCGCAGTACCGGTCAAAGATACGATTAAAGTGGTTGATCAGGAAGGATATGTAAAATCAACACCGGAGCGTGCAACTCTCCGTGCAGTTCAGACTCCACAAATTTTTAGGAAAGATTTGATCTGTGCTGCCTATGAAAAGGCCGAACAAACCGGGTTTTACGGTACCGATGATGCATCATTAGTAGAAGCTATGGGTGTACCGGTTTTTTTAGTTGAGGGCTCCTATGAAAATATCAAAATTACCACACCAGAAGATTTACTATTAGCAGAAGAGATATTACGGAGGAGATCTAAATGCGGGTAG
- the ispF gene encoding 2-C-methyl-D-erythritol 2,4-cyclodiphosphate synthase: MRVGIGYDVHRLGEGEDLILGGVHIPYDKGLIGHSDADVLTHAIMDAILGALGRKDIGYHFPDTEEKYKGISSLKLLERVQELMARDGYQLGNLDSIIIAQAPRLAPFIDQMIQNVTRVLKVEPGQVNIKATTTEKLGFVGRGEGIAAQVIVLIKKREEESEEVGR; the protein is encoded by the coding sequence ATGCGGGTAGGAATTGGTTATGATGTTCATAGATTGGGTGAAGGTGAAGATTTGATCCTGGGTGGGGTACATATTCCCTATGATAAAGGTTTAATTGGTCATTCTGATGCAGATGTCTTGACTCATGCAATAATGGATGCTATACTAGGAGCGTTGGGACGAAAAGATATAGGATATCATTTCCCTGATACTGAAGAAAAATATAAAGGAATATCCAGCTTAAAATTGTTGGAACGGGTCCAGGAACTGATGGCCCGGGATGGGTACCAATTAGGTAATCTGGATTCAATTATTATAGCTCAGGCTCCCAGGCTCGCACCTTTTATTGATCAGATGATTCAAAATGTTACCCGGGTTTTAAAGGTAGAGCCTGGGCAGGTAAATATTAAGGCTACAACAACTGAAAAACTCGGCTTTGTTGGTAGAGGTGAAGGGATCGCTGCACAGGTAATTGTTTTAATTAAAAAAAGAGAGGAAGAAAGTGAAGAGGTAGGAAGGTGA
- a CDS encoding HutP family protein, whose amino-acid sequence MFVKDIMVKNPITVSPDATLLEAEKLMSVNNIGRLIVVEDGKVIGMLTDSDLVHQHELETKVEVLMSTDVIKVYEDQTVQEAAALMADHHIGGLPVFDREENLVGIVTAEDLVVGFVREESQAKITPESAAIYLSMTRSREYEKYWLEKVQGYGYRAAITQTGASAEKLAIKLRESTTVAAIARGVISENSREKMAVSNAVKDAYSQLALVNPGLGGGFKIAIVRGEGRLAVAIFGKFGHALVDGPEQLTVGTSVI is encoded by the coding sequence ATGTTTGTAAAAGATATAATGGTGAAGAATCCAATTACCGTTTCTCCAGATGCTACATTGTTGGAAGCTGAAAAGCTCATGTCTGTCAACAATATTGGCAGATTGATTGTGGTTGAGGACGGAAAGGTAATTGGAATGTTGACTGACAGTGATCTGGTACATCAACATGAATTGGAGACCAAAGTTGAGGTCTTGATGTCAACAGATGTTATTAAAGTTTATGAAGACCAGACAGTACAGGAAGCCGCTGCACTTATGGCAGACCATCACATTGGTGGATTGCCTGTTTTTGACCGTGAAGAAAATCTGGTCGGGATTGTAACTGCTGAAGATCTGGTTGTTGGTTTTGTCCGTGAAGAAAGTCAGGCAAAAATTACTCCTGAGAGTGCGGCCATTTATCTGTCTATGACCCGGAGTAGAGAATATGAGAAATATTGGTTAGAAAAGGTCCAGGGTTATGGTTATCGGGCTGCTATCACTCAGACTGGCGCCAGTGCTGAAAAACTGGCGATAAAGTTAAGAGAGAGTACAACGGTAGCAGCTATTGCCCGTGGTGTGATCAGTGAAAATTCCCGGGAAAAGATGGCCGTTTCTAATGCGGTTAAAGATGCTTATTCTCAGCTGGCCTTAGTTAACCCTGGTCTCGGTGGAGGATTTAAGATTGCCATTGTTCGGGGTGAAGGTCGGCTCGCTGTGGCTATCTTTGGTAAATTTGGCCATGCGCTGGTAGATGGGCCTGAGCAGTTGACTGTGGGGACAAGTGTGATATAG
- a CDS encoding Na+/H+ antiporter NhaC family protein: MENFGVLSLLPPLVAIILALYWRRVIPSLFLGIWVAATMINGFNPFMGFYKAFEEFIIPSLGSKWNATIIMYGAAFGGLIAILQKTGGAHAVAEAITKRVKSSTGAQIATWLFGIVIFFDDYFNALTVGNVMRPICDKVRISREKLAYIVDSTSAPICLLIPVSTWIVYVMGLIGTEFQKLGITESPYLAYLKTIPYNLYSILALVMVAIIAVTKVEFGPMAQAELRARKTGKVLADDANPPSSKEITEARPKEGIIPRVSNMVIPLAVLLIMIPPLFLWTGGYKWGGSIVEAVGNADGAMSTLIAVLIASLVGIILGIRQKIFDFNEGLDTFIEGVKGMVLAFLILILAWSIGDATRAVGTADFIVQIAKGVLSPSLIPVVTFVAGCIISFSTGTSYGTFAIMMPIAVPIASSMGVPIFPVIAAVLSGGIFGDHCSPISDTTILSSTGASCDHVAHVRTQLPYAITTGLSALVGFLVIGYVKSALVSLVVSVILLYLLVRVFSKIWSVEESIEDVFVA, translated from the coding sequence ATGGAAAACTTTGGAGTACTATCACTTTTACCACCACTTGTAGCTATTATTCTGGCACTGTATTGGAGGAGAGTTATTCCATCTCTGTTTTTGGGAATCTGGGTTGCGGCAACTATGATTAATGGATTTAATCCCTTCATGGGTTTTTATAAAGCTTTTGAAGAATTTATCATTCCAAGCCTGGGCTCTAAATGGAATGCAACAATTATTATGTATGGAGCAGCTTTTGGTGGTCTGATTGCTATTTTACAAAAAACCGGGGGTGCCCATGCAGTAGCTGAAGCAATTACGAAACGGGTTAAATCCTCAACAGGAGCCCAGATTGCAACCTGGCTATTTGGAATTGTTATCTTTTTTGATGATTATTTTAATGCTTTGACAGTAGGAAACGTAATGCGGCCTATTTGCGATAAGGTACGTATTTCCCGGGAAAAGTTAGCGTATATTGTTGATTCCACTTCTGCTCCTATCTGCCTTTTAATACCTGTTTCAACCTGGATTGTATATGTTATGGGATTGATTGGAACTGAGTTTCAAAAGTTAGGGATTACTGAATCCCCATATCTGGCTTATTTAAAAACCATTCCGTATAATTTGTATTCAATTCTGGCTTTAGTGATGGTTGCAATTATTGCTGTTACTAAAGTTGAATTTGGGCCAATGGCTCAGGCTGAACTGAGAGCAAGAAAGACTGGAAAGGTTTTAGCAGATGATGCAAATCCACCATCTTCCAAAGAAATTACCGAAGCTAGACCGAAAGAAGGTATTATTCCACGGGTTTCAAATATGGTTATTCCATTGGCTGTTCTTCTTATCATGATTCCACCATTATTTCTCTGGACTGGTGGATATAAGTGGGGCGGCAGTATTGTTGAGGCTGTAGGTAATGCTGACGGAGCTATGTCAACTTTGATAGCAGTTTTAATAGCTAGTCTGGTTGGAATTATTCTGGGAATTAGGCAGAAAATCTTTGATTTTAATGAAGGGTTGGATACTTTTATTGAAGGTGTCAAGGGGATGGTTCTGGCTTTTTTGATTCTGATTCTGGCCTGGTCCATCGGTGATGCAACCCGTGCAGTGGGAACAGCCGATTTTATTGTTCAAATTGCTAAAGGAGTTCTTTCACCATCTCTAATTCCGGTAGTTACTTTTGTTGCCGGATGTATAATCTCTTTTTCTACCGGAACATCTTACGGTACATTTGCCATTATGATGCCCATTGCAGTACCTATAGCCTCTTCAATGGGAGTACCGATTTTTCCTGTTATTGCTGCTGTATTGAGCGGCGGAATTTTTGGTGACCACTGTTCGCCAATCTCCGATACAACTATCCTTTCATCTACAGGTGCATCCTGTGACCATGTGGCTCATGTTCGAACACAGCTACCCTATGCCATAACAACCGGTTTGAGCGCATTGGTTGGTTTTCTGGTTATCGGTTATGTAAAATCTGCTTTAGTATCACTGGTAGTTAGTGTAATTTTACTCTATCTTCTGGTTCGTGTTTTCAGCAAAATATGGTCTGTTGAAGAGTCAATTGAAGATGTATTTGTTGCTTAA